The DNA segment CCGAGTCGCGGGAACAATCGGCGGCGGCGGACCGGGTCGAGGAGATGCAGGGCCTGACCCGGGCCGTGATGCAGTTGAAGTTCCGCAACGCGGACGTGAGCGGGTGGCAGCTGGCCTACGGCTGGGACGCCTCGCTCCACGGCAACGCCGCGGCGATCGACCCGGCTTCGGAGAACCGCAAGGGCACCATCGACGCGCTGGAGGCGCTGGAAGCCGAGCTCGCCGTGGTGGCGGGCGCCGACCTCACCGTGGCGGAACGGGGCTACTTCGGGATCATCGAGGACAACTTCGCGAAGTTCCGGGAGTACGACGACCAGGTCGTGGAGTTGCTGCGCACCGGTGGGACGGGCGCGGTGGAGCAGGCCGCGTCCCTGATCAACAACGAGGAGTACGACGTCTTCCTGGCGATCGTGGAGAACACCGACACGCTGGTGGACTCCGTGAACGCGCGGGCCGGGGCGGCTCAGGCCGAGCTGACCGCGGCCGGCGAGCGCCTGCGGATGGTGCTGCTGATCGGCTGTGCGCTGGCACTCCTGCTGACCGTCCTGCTCGGCCTGCTGCTGACCGCCAGCATCGAGCGGCCGGCGGCCCGGGTCCGCGAGGCCCTGCGCGTGCTGGCGGCGCGGGACGTGACGCCGCGGCTGCCGGTCGACGGCCGCGACGAGCTGACCGACATGGCGGTGGCGTTCAACGAGGCCGGCGACGCCGTACGGGAGATGCTCGCCGGTGTCGGAGAGCGGGCGGCCGCGCTGGCCGGGGCGTCGGCGGAGCTCGCCGAGACGGCCCGGCGGATGGACGGCCAGGCCGGGGACACCAGCGACCAGGCCGGCGTCGTCGCCGGCGCCGCGGGGGAGGTGTCCGGCAACGTGCGCACGATGGCCGGTGCCGCTCAGGAGATGGTCGCCGCGATCGGCGAGATCTCGCGCAGCACCACGTCGGCCGCGGGCGTGGCGGCGGACGCGGTCCGGACGGCCCGGCTGACCTCGGAGTCGGTCGGCGACCTCGTCATCGCGAGCGAGGAGATCGGCGCGATCGTCAAGACGATCACCGCGATCGCCGAGCAGACGAATCTGCTGGCCCTCAACGCCACGATCGAGTCGGCCCGGGCCGGCGAGGCCGGAAAGGGTTTCGCCGTGGTCGCGAGCGAGGTGAAGGACCTCGCCCAGGAGACCGCGCGGGCGTCGGCGGACATCGTCGGCCGGATCGCCGCGATCCAGCAGACCACCGGGCAGGCGACCGCCGCGATCGAGCGGATCACCGGTGTGGTCCAGGAGATCTCCGAGCTGCAGGGCAACATCGCCGCGGCGGTGGAGGAGCAGTCCGCCACCACCGGTGAGATCAACCGGAGCGTCGCCGAGGTGGCGCAGGGCTCCGAGCAGATCGCCGCGAATGTGGCGAGTGTGGCGGACATCGCGGCCGCGACCACGCGGGACGCCGGCACGACCCGGGAGTCGGCGCGGCAGCTCGGCGAGATGGCCGGCGATCTCCGGGGTCTCGTGGCGTCATTCAAATACTGAGTTCAGGGAATCCCGGGGTGGCCGGTATCGTTGTCCTCACGCAGGCGACGAACCGGCCATCACCGGGGAGCCTCCGGAAGAACGGTCCTCCTAGTAGAACCGGGCGTTTTTCGGCGCGCGCGACCAGCCGGACGAATGAGCGGGCGTGTCTGCGGGCACGCCAAGCGAGGTGGTACCGCGGGCTCGTAAAGGGCTCGTCCTCGCAGTCACGACGACTGCTTGAGGGGAACCATGGCTTACCCGAAACACACCGATGCCACGGGCGTGCCGGCGTCGCCGGACCTGCCCGCCGTCGAGCGTGCCGTCCTCGACCACTGGGCGGCCGACAAGACCTTCGAGGCGTCGATCGCGCAGCGCCCGGCCGGCGAGGACGGCTCCAACGAGTACGTCTTCTACGACGGCCCGCCTTTCGCCAACGGCCTGCCCCACTACGGGCACCTCTTCACCGGTTACGTGAAGGACCTGGTCCCGCGCTACCAGACGATGCGGGGCAAGCGGGTCGAGCGGCGGTTCGGCTGGGACACCCACGGCCTGCCCGCCGAGGTCGAGGCGGAGAAGCAACTCGGCATCACCACCAAGGCGCAGATCGTCGACCTGGGCATCGACAAGTTCAACGACGCCTGCCGCACGTCGGTGCTCGCGTACACCAAGGACTGGGAGCGGTACGTCACGCGCCAGGCCCGCTGGGTCGACTTCTCCAACGACTACAAGACGCTCGATCCGGCGTACATGGAGTCGGTCATGTGGGCGTTCAAGACGCTGCATGAGAAGGGCCTGGTGTACGAGGGATTCCGCGTCCTGGCCTACTGCTTCCGATGTGAGACGCCGCTCTCGAACACCGAGACGCGGATGGACGACGTCTACCGCGACCGGACCGACCCGGCCCTGACCGTGCGGTTCCGGCTGGACACCGGCGAGGACATCGCGGTGTGGACCACGACTCCGTGGACCCTGCCGTCGAACCTGGCGCTGGCCGTCGGGCCGGACATCGAGTACGCGGTCCTGGAGAAGGACGGCCAGAAGCTCATCGTCGGCGCCGGCCGGGTCGGCGCGTACGCCAAGGAGCTCGAAGGCTACGAGCAGGTCGGCACGGTCACCGGCAGCGAACTGGTCGGCCGCCGCTACACCCCGCTCTTCGACTTCCTCGTCGAGCAGGGCGGCGAGAACGCCTTCCAGGTCCTCGGCGCCGACTTCGTCACCACCGAGGACGGCACCGGCGTCGTGCACATGGCCCCGGCCTTCGGTGAGGACGACCAGAACACCTGCAACGCGGCGGGCATCCCGACCGTGGTGACCGTCGACGACCACACCCGCTTCACCGCGCTGGTCCCGGACTTCCAGGGGCTGCAGGTCTTCGACGCGAACAAGCCGGTCATCGCCGTCCTCAAGGAGCGGGGCGCCGTGCTGCGCCACGACGGGTACACGCACTCGTACCCGCACTGCTGGCGCTGCGACACCCCGCTGGTCTACAAGGCGGTGTCGTCCTGGTTCGTGGCGGTCACCCAGTTCCGGGACCGGATGGTCGAGCTGAACCAGGAGATCAGCTGGACGCCGTCGCACATCAAGGACGGCTCGTTCGGCAAGTGGCTGGCGAACGCCCGCGACTGGTCGATCTCCCGGAACCGCTTCTGGGGATCACCGATCCCGGTGTGGAAGTCGGACGACCCGAACTACCCGCGCGTCGACGTCTACGGCTCGTTCGAGGACATGGAGCGCGACTTCGGCGTGAAGGTCACCGATCTGCACCGCCCGTACGTCGACGACCTGACCCGGCCGAACCCGGACGACCCGACCGGCAAGTCGGTCATGCGCCGGGTGCCGGAGGTGCTCGACTGCTGGTTCGAGTCGGGCTCGATGCCGTTCGCGCAGGTGCACTACCCGTTCGAGAACAAGGACTGGTTCGAGCACCACTACCCGGGCGACTTCATCGTCGAGTACATCGGCCAGACCCGCGGCTGGTTCTACACCATGCACGTGCTGGCGACCGCGCTCTTCGACCGGCCGGCTTTCCGGAACTGCCTGAGCCACGGCATCCTGCTGGGCGAGGACGGCCGGAAGATGTCGAAGTCGCTGCGCAACTACCCGGACGTGTACCGGGTGTTCGACTCGTACGGCTCGGACGCGATGCGCTGGATGCTGATGTCGTCGCCGGTGCTGCGGGGTGGCGACATGCCGGTCACCGAGGTGGCGATCCGCGACTCGGTGCGCCAGGTGCTGTTGCCGCTGTGGAACGTCTGGTACTTCTTCAGCCTCTACGCGAACGCTTCGGGTTACGAGGCTCGGTTCCGGACGGACTCGGAGCATCTGCTCGACCGTTACGTGCTTGCCAAGACGCGTGAGCTGGTCACGGACGTCCAGAAGCAGATGGACGACTACGACATCTCCGGCGCTGCCGGATCTGTCCGTTCGTTCTTGGACGCCCTCACCAACTGGTACGTCCGCCGCTCGCGCGACCGGTTCTGGGACGGCGACGAGGACGCGTTCGACACCCTCGCCACGGTGCTGGAGACCCTCTGCCGGGTGGTGGCGCCGCTCGCGCCGCTGACCACCGAGGAGATCTGGCGCGGACTGACCGGTGACCGCTCGGTGCACCTGACCGACTGGCCCGACGCGGACGCGTTCCCCGCCGACCACGAGCTGGTTGCGTCGATGGACGCGATCCGGGACGTCGCCTCGGCGGCGCTGTCGCTGCGCAAGGCGAAGGGCCTGCGGGTCCGGCTTCCGCTGGCGTCGGCGACCGTCGCCACGTCGTCGGGTTCGGCCCTCGCCGGCCTGAGCGACCTGCTCAAGGACGAGGTGAACGTCAAGGACGTGGTCTTCACCGACGACGTCGCGGCGTACTGCCAGCAGGTCCTGACCGTGGTGCCCCGCGCGCTCGGCCCCCGGGTCGGCAAGCAGGTGCAGCAGGTCATCAAGGCCGTGAAGAGCGGTGACTGGCAGCTCGTCGACGGCGCCCCGGTCGCGGCCGGCGTCACCCTGGCCGAGGGGGAGTACGAGCTGAAGCTGGTCGCCGCCGACGTGGAGAACTCCGCGCCGCTGCCGGCCGGCGGTG comes from the Actinoplanes sp. OR16 genome and includes:
- a CDS encoding methyl-accepting chemotaxis protein — translated: MNLLRRMRLRVRLLSAFGLFCLLVASMTAVGVAESREQSAAADRVEEMQGLTRAVMQLKFRNADVSGWQLAYGWDASLHGNAAAIDPASENRKGTIDALEALEAELAVVAGADLTVAERGYFGIIEDNFAKFREYDDQVVELLRTGGTGAVEQAASLINNEEYDVFLAIVENTDTLVDSVNARAGAAQAELTAAGERLRMVLLIGCALALLLTVLLGLLLTASIERPAARVREALRVLAARDVTPRLPVDGRDELTDMAVAFNEAGDAVREMLAGVGERAAALAGASAELAETARRMDGQAGDTSDQAGVVAGAAGEVSGNVRTMAGAAQEMVAAIGEISRSTTSAAGVAADAVRTARLTSESVGDLVIASEEIGAIVKTITAIAEQTNLLALNATIESARAGEAGKGFAVVASEVKDLAQETARASADIVGRIAAIQQTTGQATAAIERITGVVQEISELQGNIAAAVEEQSATTGEINRSVAEVAQGSEQIAANVASVADIAAATTRDAGTTRESARQLGEMAGDLRGLVASFKY
- the ileS gene encoding isoleucine--tRNA ligase, whose product is MAYPKHTDATGVPASPDLPAVERAVLDHWAADKTFEASIAQRPAGEDGSNEYVFYDGPPFANGLPHYGHLFTGYVKDLVPRYQTMRGKRVERRFGWDTHGLPAEVEAEKQLGITTKAQIVDLGIDKFNDACRTSVLAYTKDWERYVTRQARWVDFSNDYKTLDPAYMESVMWAFKTLHEKGLVYEGFRVLAYCFRCETPLSNTETRMDDVYRDRTDPALTVRFRLDTGEDIAVWTTTPWTLPSNLALAVGPDIEYAVLEKDGQKLIVGAGRVGAYAKELEGYEQVGTVTGSELVGRRYTPLFDFLVEQGGENAFQVLGADFVTTEDGTGVVHMAPAFGEDDQNTCNAAGIPTVVTVDDHTRFTALVPDFQGLQVFDANKPVIAVLKERGAVLRHDGYTHSYPHCWRCDTPLVYKAVSSWFVAVTQFRDRMVELNQEISWTPSHIKDGSFGKWLANARDWSISRNRFWGSPIPVWKSDDPNYPRVDVYGSFEDMERDFGVKVTDLHRPYVDDLTRPNPDDPTGKSVMRRVPEVLDCWFESGSMPFAQVHYPFENKDWFEHHYPGDFIVEYIGQTRGWFYTMHVLATALFDRPAFRNCLSHGILLGEDGRKMSKSLRNYPDVYRVFDSYGSDAMRWMLMSSPVLRGGDMPVTEVAIRDSVRQVLLPLWNVWYFFSLYANASGYEARFRTDSEHLLDRYVLAKTRELVTDVQKQMDDYDISGAAGSVRSFLDALTNWYVRRSRDRFWDGDEDAFDTLATVLETLCRVVAPLAPLTTEEIWRGLTGDRSVHLTDWPDADAFPADHELVASMDAIRDVASAALSLRKAKGLRVRLPLASATVATSSGSALAGLSDLLKDEVNVKDVVFTDDVAAYCQQVLTVVPRALGPRVGKQVQQVIKAVKSGDWQLVDGAPVAAGVTLAEGEYELKLVAADVENSAPLPAGGGVVVLDTVVTPELAAEGLARDVIRVVQQARRDADLDVSDRISLVIGASDAVRAAVEAHREFVAGETLATSLEFSSGTEGFAGEVGDGEQMTVTVTAV